The Longimicrobium sp. genome contains a region encoding:
- a CDS encoding DUF1330 domain-containing protein — protein sequence MTAYYIALLRVHDRETYERYVADVLPLILRHGGRVLAADYAPRWLEGPRDADRVVLLAFEDPDSARRLFESAEYQSLAENRRRASESSVLCVQGLDPGADR from the coding sequence ATGACCGCCTACTACATCGCGCTCCTCCGGGTGCACGACCGCGAGACGTACGAGCGGTACGTCGCGGACGTGCTTCCGCTCATCCTCCGGCACGGCGGCCGGGTGCTCGCGGCCGACTACGCGCCCCGGTGGCTGGAAGGTCCCCGCGACGCCGACCGCGTCGTGCTGCTCGCCTTCGAGGACCCCGACTCGGCCCGGCGGCTCTTCGAGTCGGCGGAGTACCAGTCGCTCGCCGAGAACCGCAGGCGCGCATCGGAAAGCTCGGTGCTCTGCGTCCAGGGACTGGACCCGGGCGCGGATCGGTAG